In a single window of the Amycolatopsis sp. cg5 genome:
- a CDS encoding hydroxypyruvate isomerase family protein has protein sequence MTRYDINLSILYTELPLLERPEAAKKAGFDAVEFWWPFDTAVPSDAQVDKFVKAIEDAGVQLVGLNFAAGDMAGGDRGLVSWPERSSEFRENIPIALSIGDRLGCRAYNALYGNRLERKSAEEQDEIGMENLALAAYAARQQGAIVLVEPISGAPRYPLLTAADALAAIDRAGAPNLRLLADLYHLTVNGDDLDAVIAEHTGRIGHVQIADAPGRNEPGTGDLDIEGYLGKLAGCGYDGFVGLEYKPSGTSADSFKWLDL, from the coding sequence ATGACCAGGTACGACATCAACCTGTCCATTTTGTACACCGAGCTGCCGCTCCTGGAACGCCCCGAAGCCGCGAAGAAGGCCGGGTTCGACGCCGTCGAGTTCTGGTGGCCGTTCGACACCGCGGTCCCCAGCGACGCCCAGGTGGACAAGTTCGTCAAGGCGATCGAGGACGCCGGCGTCCAGCTCGTCGGGCTCAATTTCGCGGCCGGGGACATGGCCGGTGGCGATCGTGGGCTTGTGTCGTGGCCGGAGCGATCGTCAGAGTTCCGCGAGAACATCCCGATCGCGCTCAGCATCGGGGACAGGCTGGGTTGTCGCGCGTATAACGCCCTATACGGCAACCGTTTAGAGCGTAAATCGGCTGAAGAACAAGACGAAATCGGCATGGAGAACCTCGCCTTGGCCGCGTACGCCGCGCGGCAGCAGGGCGCGATCGTGCTGGTGGAGCCGATCAGCGGCGCGCCGAGGTATCCGCTGCTCACCGCGGCCGACGCGCTGGCCGCCATCGATCGGGCGGGGGCGCCGAACCTGCGCCTGCTGGCCGATCTGTATCACCTCACCGTGAACGGCGACGACCTCGACGCGGTCATCGCCGAGCACACCGGCCGGATCGGCCACGTGCAGATCGCGGACGCGCCCGGCCGCAACGAGCCGGGCACCGGGGACCTCGACATCGAGGGCTACCTCGGAAAGCTCGCCGGATGCGGCTACGACGGCTTCGTCGGCTTGGAGTACAAGCCGAGCGGAACGAGCGCCGACAGCTTCAAGTGGCTTGACCTGTAA
- a CDS encoding 2-hydroxy-3-oxopropionate reductase — protein MRTGFIGLGIMGLPMATNLVKAGFEVTGFDLNADSVAKLAQEGGKPAGSIAEAIDGAELVITMLPADPHVEAVTATIFETIKPGTLLIDFSTIKPQTSQRVAKAAAEKDVRVLDAPVSGGEAGAINAVLSIMVGGAQADFDAAKPVFDAVGKVAALVGPSGAGQFVKAANQLVVGGTYALVAEAILLMEASGVDAKAGLDVLAGGLAASRILELKRESMLARNFKPGFRIDLHHKDMGIVLDAARQAEISLPFGNQVAAYIQAARAQGMGDLDHSALLAVLEKQSGRGENRS, from the coding sequence ATGCGTACCGGATTCATCGGCCTCGGCATCATGGGCTTGCCGATGGCCACCAACCTCGTCAAAGCCGGGTTCGAAGTCACCGGGTTCGACCTCAACGCCGACTCGGTGGCCAAGCTCGCGCAGGAGGGCGGCAAGCCCGCCGGCTCCATCGCCGAAGCCATTGACGGCGCCGAACTCGTGATCACCATGCTGCCCGCCGACCCGCACGTCGAAGCCGTCACCGCGACGATCTTCGAGACGATCAAGCCGGGCACCCTGCTGATCGACTTCAGTACCATCAAGCCGCAGACCTCGCAGCGGGTCGCCAAAGCGGCCGCCGAGAAGGACGTCCGCGTGCTCGACGCTCCCGTCTCGGGTGGCGAAGCGGGTGCGATCAACGCCGTACTGTCCATTATGGTCGGTGGCGCACAGGCTGACTTCGACGCTGCCAAGCCGGTCTTCGACGCTGTCGGCAAGGTTGCCGCGCTCGTTGGGCCGAGCGGCGCGGGACAGTTCGTCAAGGCCGCCAACCAACTGGTTGTCGGTGGCACCTATGCCCTTGTGGCAGAGGCGATCCTGCTGATGGAAGCGTCCGGAGTGGACGCCAAGGCCGGGCTCGACGTGCTCGCCGGCGGACTCGCCGCGAGCCGCATTCTCGAACTCAAGCGCGAATCGATGCTGGCCAGGAACTTCAAGCCCGGATTCCGGATCGATCTGCACCACAAGGACATGGGCATCGTGCTCGACGCCGCCCGCCAGGCCGAGATCTCGCTGCCGTTCGGCAACCAGGTCGCGGCGTACATCCAGGCCGCCAGGGCGCAGGGCATGGGCGACCTTGACCACTCGGCGCTGCTGGCCGTGCTCGAGAAGCAGTCCGGACGAGGGGAGAACCGATCATGA
- the gcl gene encoding glyoxylate carboligase: MTRIPAMEAVVEVLKSEGVDTAFGCPGAAILPLYKAMEVRGGIEHLTVRHEEGATHMADGWARTNGKVGVAIGTSGPAGTNMITGLYTAMADSIPIICITGQAAFSKLHTEAFQAVDIVDIAKPVTKWAVQIKEAATAPWIFREAFRIARSGRPGPVLIDIPVDVAQQLIEYDAAIDAPLPVEVVQPHQPRVERALDLLLAAEKPLLLAGGGVIIAEAAGELRELAEYLNIPVQVTLMGKGAIDEDSPLFAGITGVQTSQRYGNASFLESDTVLAVGARFGDRHTGALDVYRGERKFIHVDIEPTQLGKVFPPDLGIVSDAKLFLQALLKTARDRKAGREAGEWVARIGELKATLGRREDFDTTPIKAPRVYKEINEIFDEDTYFVTAIGLYQIWGGQHQKAYKPRRYQICGQAGPLGWEIPAAIGVKKAAPGAEVVGIVGDYGFQYLVEELAVAAQYHVPFVLIMINNEYLGLIRQASIPYDMNYQVDIHYDDYGTDNVKIMEAYGCAGRRVVDPGDIRETIEWARKEAVATSRPVLVEVMIEREANTPHGPAIDAVKEFEPLP; encoded by the coding sequence ATGACCAGGATTCCGGCGATGGAAGCGGTCGTCGAGGTGCTCAAGTCGGAGGGCGTCGACACCGCGTTCGGCTGCCCCGGCGCGGCGATCCTCCCGCTGTACAAGGCGATGGAGGTGCGCGGCGGCATCGAGCACCTGACCGTGCGCCACGAAGAAGGCGCGACGCACATGGCCGACGGCTGGGCGCGCACCAACGGCAAGGTCGGCGTCGCGATCGGCACGTCGGGCCCGGCGGGCACGAACATGATCACCGGTCTGTACACGGCGATGGCGGACTCGATCCCGATCATCTGCATCACCGGCCAGGCCGCGTTTTCCAAGCTGCACACGGAAGCGTTCCAGGCAGTGGACATTGTGGACATCGCGAAGCCGGTGACCAAGTGGGCGGTGCAGATCAAGGAGGCGGCCACCGCGCCGTGGATCTTCCGCGAGGCGTTCCGGATCGCGCGGTCCGGGCGGCCGGGTCCGGTGCTGATCGACATCCCGGTCGATGTCGCGCAGCAGCTCATCGAGTACGACGCCGCGATCGACGCGCCGTTGCCGGTCGAGGTCGTGCAGCCGCATCAGCCGAGGGTCGAGCGTGCGCTGGATCTGTTGCTGGCGGCGGAAAAGCCGTTGCTGCTCGCGGGTGGCGGCGTGATCATCGCCGAGGCCGCGGGCGAGCTGCGTGAGCTGGCGGAGTACCTGAACATCCCGGTTCAGGTGACGTTGATGGGCAAGGGCGCGATCGACGAGGACAGCCCGCTGTTCGCCGGGATCACCGGGGTGCAGACCTCGCAGCGGTACGGTAACGCGTCCTTTTTGGAGTCTGACACCGTGCTCGCGGTTGGCGCGCGGTTCGGTGACCGGCACACGGGCGCGCTCGACGTGTACCGCGGTGAGCGGAAGTTCATCCATGTCGACATCGAGCCGACGCAGCTCGGCAAGGTGTTCCCGCCGGATCTGGGGATCGTTTCGGACGCGAAGCTGTTCCTGCAGGCCTTGTTGAAGACCGCGCGTGACCGGAAAGCCGGTCGTGAGGCGGGGGAGTGGGTTGCCAGGATCGGCGAGCTGAAGGCGACGCTGGGTCGTCGCGAGGACTTCGACACGACGCCGATCAAGGCACCGCGCGTGTACAAGGAGATCAACGAGATCTTCGACGAGGACACGTACTTCGTGACCGCGATCGGGCTGTATCAGATCTGGGGCGGGCAGCATCAGAAGGCGTACAAGCCGCGCCGGTACCAGATCTGCGGGCAGGCAGGGCCGCTCGGCTGGGAGATTCCGGCCGCGATCGGGGTGAAGAAGGCGGCGCCGGGCGCCGAGGTGGTCGGGATCGTCGGCGACTACGGGTTCCAGTATCTGGTCGAGGAGCTGGCGGTGGCGGCGCAGTATCACGTGCCGTTCGTGCTGATCATGATCAACAACGAGTATCTCGGGCTGATCCGGCAGGCGTCGATCCCGTATGACATGAACTACCAGGTCGACATCCACTACGACGACTACGGCACGGACAACGTCAAGATCATGGAGGCGTACGGCTGCGCCGGGCGCCGCGTGGTCGATCCCGGCGACATCAGGGAGACGATCGAGTGGGCGCGCAAGGAGGCGGTGGCGACTTCGCGGCCGGTGCTGGTCGAGGTGATGATCGAGCGTGAGGCGAACACTCCGCACGGTCCGGCGATCGACGCCGTGAAGGAGTTCGAGCCGCTGCCATGA
- a CDS encoding glycerate kinase yields the protein MSHVLVAPDKFKGSLTAVEVAAAVAGGLAEAVPGVPVRVLPVADGGEGTVDAAVAAGFRRVRTLVTGPTGQRLTASYARRAGTAVVEMAEASGLHRLPGGLAPLTASSFGTGELIGAAVRAGCKRVVLGVGGSASTDGGAGLLAALGARLFDADGEPLAPGGAALRRLARVDLSGVDSRLSEVDFELASDVDNTLLGTHGAAAVYGPQKGATAEDVEVLEDGLTRWAMAVDPQVAGRPGAGAAGGAGFAAMAVLGARMRPGIALLLELLGFPDAVRGARLVITGEGSLDEQTLRGKAPAGVAMAAGVPVVAVAGRSLLSAAQLREAGISAVYPLSDLEPDPTRSMANAGDLLRRCAARVAHDFLEAR from the coding sequence ATGAGTCATGTGCTGGTCGCCCCCGACAAGTTCAAGGGGTCGTTGACGGCGGTCGAGGTGGCCGCGGCGGTGGCCGGCGGGCTCGCCGAGGCGGTGCCCGGTGTGCCGGTCCGGGTGCTGCCGGTGGCGGACGGGGGTGAGGGCACGGTCGACGCCGCCGTCGCGGCCGGGTTCCGGCGGGTGCGGACGCTGGTCACCGGCCCGACCGGGCAGCGGCTGACCGCGTCGTACGCGCGGCGGGCCGGTACCGCGGTGGTGGAAATGGCCGAGGCGTCCGGTCTGCATCGGCTGCCGGGTGGGCTCGCGCCGTTGACGGCGTCGAGTTTCGGCACCGGTGAGCTGATCGGGGCTGCGGTGCGGGCCGGGTGCAAGCGGGTCGTGCTCGGGGTCGGCGGCAGTGCGTCCACGGACGGCGGTGCCGGTCTGTTGGCGGCGTTGGGCGCGCGGCTGTTCGACGCCGATGGCGAACCGCTCGCACCCGGTGGCGCTGCGCTGCGGCGCCTCGCGCGGGTCGATCTGTCCGGTGTGGACTCTCGGTTGTCCGAAGTGGACTTCGAGCTGGCGAGCGATGTGGACAACACGTTGCTCGGCACGCACGGGGCTGCCGCGGTGTACGGGCCGCAGAAGGGCGCTACGGCCGAGGACGTCGAGGTGCTCGAGGACGGGCTCACGCGGTGGGCGATGGCGGTGGATCCGCAGGTCGCCGGGCGGCCCGGCGCTGGTGCGGCGGGTGGTGCCGGGTTCGCGGCGATGGCGGTGCTGGGTGCGCGGATGCGGCCCGGTATCGCGCTGCTGCTGGAACTGCTCGGGTTCCCGGACGCCGTGCGCGGCGCGCGGCTGGTGATCACCGGTGAGGGCTCGCTCGACGAGCAGACGTTGCGTGGCAAGGCGCCTGCCGGGGTCGCGATGGCGGCGGGCGTGCCGGTGGTGGCGGTCGCGGGGCGGTCGCTGCTGTCGGCCGCGCAGCTGCGGGAGGCGGGGATTTCGGCGGTGTATCCGTTGTCCGATCTGGAGCCGGATCCGACCCGGTCGATGGCCAATGCCGGTGACCTGCTCCGGCGGTGCGCGGCGCGGGTGGCCCACGATTTCCTGGAGGCACGGTGA
- the allB gene encoding allantoinase AllB, whose translation MVRSDRVFTPDGERPAAVCVHDGRIVAVLGRDVRVDSTRDEDFGDLALLPGLVDSHVHVNEPGRTEWEGFATATAAAAAGGVTTIIDMPLNSLPPTVTVDALTEKREAARGQCVVDVGFWGGAIPGNLTDLKPLHDAGVFGFKSFLSPSGVDEFPHLSWAELDKVLAEIRAFDGLLIVHAEDPAELSEPGQSYADFLASRPDRAEELAIDGLLNRADGTRVHILHVSSATALGRIAAARAVGVRVSAETCPHYLTLAAEEIPDGATEFKCCPPIRGSVNRDRLWQGLADGILDCVVSDHSPSTPDLKRGGFGEAWGGVSSLQLGLPAMWTAARTRGHRLADVVGWMAAAPAKLTGLAHKGRIAVGVDADLVVFDPDAEFTVDPGGLRQRHPVTPYVGARLRGVVERVWLRGREIDGEPSGELLTRERKS comes from the coding sequence ATGGTGCGCTCGGATCGGGTGTTCACGCCCGATGGCGAGCGTCCGGCGGCGGTGTGTGTCCATGATGGACGGATCGTCGCGGTGCTCGGGCGTGATGTCCGGGTTGATTCGACTCGCGACGAGGACTTCGGCGATCTCGCGTTGTTGCCGGGTTTGGTCGATTCGCACGTCCATGTGAACGAGCCCGGTCGTACGGAGTGGGAAGGGTTCGCGACGGCGACGGCGGCCGCTGCGGCGGGCGGGGTCACCACGATCATCGACATGCCGTTGAACAGCCTGCCGCCGACGGTCACCGTCGACGCGCTGACCGAAAAGCGCGAGGCCGCGCGGGGCCAGTGTGTGGTGGACGTCGGTTTCTGGGGTGGTGCGATCCCTGGCAACCTGACCGACCTGAAGCCGTTGCACGACGCGGGGGTGTTCGGGTTCAAGAGCTTCCTGTCACCGTCCGGTGTGGACGAATTCCCGCATCTCTCGTGGGCCGAACTCGACAAAGTCCTCGCTGAGATCAGGGCTTTCGATGGCCTGCTAATTGTTCACGCGGAGGATCCGGCGGAGCTGAGTGAGCCTGGACAGTCCTATGCGGACTTTCTGGCGTCGCGCCCGGATCGCGCGGAGGAGCTGGCTATCGACGGGCTGCTCAACCGCGCGGACGGGACTCGTGTGCACATCCTGCACGTGTCGTCGGCGACAGCGCTCGGCCGTATCGCCGCGGCGCGCGCGGTCGGCGTGCGGGTGAGTGCCGAGACCTGCCCGCACTATCTGACGTTGGCCGCGGAGGAGATTCCCGATGGCGCGACGGAGTTCAAGTGCTGTCCGCCGATCCGGGGTTCGGTCAACCGTGACCGGCTTTGGCAGGGCTTGGCCGACGGGATACTCGACTGCGTCGTCTCCGACCATTCACCGTCCACACCGGACTTGAAGCGTGGTGGTTTTGGGGAAGCCTGGGGCGGGGTGTCTTCGCTTCAGCTCGGCCTGCCCGCGATGTGGACGGCCGCGCGAACCCGCGGTCATCGGCTCGCCGACGTCGTCGGCTGGATGGCCGCCGCGCCCGCGAAGCTGACCGGGCTTGCGCACAAGGGCCGGATCGCGGTCGGCGTCGACGCCGACCTGGTCGTCTTCGATCCGGACGCGGAGTTCACCGTCGACCCCGGCGGGCTCCGGCAGCGTCACCCGGTGACCCCGTACGTGGGTGCCCGGCTGCGTGGCGTGGTCGAGCGCGTCTGGCTGCGCGGACGCGAGATCGACGGGGAGCCGAGTGGCGAACTGCTGACCAGAGAAAGGAAATCATGA